Proteins from a genomic interval of Flammeovirgaceae bacterium SG7u.111:
- a CDS encoding L,D-transpeptidase family protein codes for MNRSLLLFLPLFITQLSFCQSSFKQDQLRYQRVRTAYAEKEANLEEKLQQHGLAMGEYELFIRVFKKEKETEVWVKGQQNKAFQLLTTYRICSSSGSLGPKRKQGDRQVPEGFYFIDRFNPHSNFYLSLGINYPNQSDRILGKKGSLGGDIFIHGDCVTIGCVPLTDPIIKELYILATEAKNAGHKTQVHIFPSRDFDSLLKRNYPSELKNFWKNLQPGFEYFEKNCQLFRFSVDSEGKYVLKN; via the coding sequence ATGAACCGCTCTTTGCTGCTTTTCCTCCCTCTTTTTATCACCCAACTGAGTTTTTGCCAAAGCTCTTTTAAGCAAGACCAACTCCGCTACCAACGGGTGCGAACTGCTTATGCTGAAAAAGAAGCCAATTTGGAAGAAAAGCTCCAACAACATGGTCTGGCTATGGGCGAATACGAACTTTTTATCCGAGTGTTCAAAAAGGAAAAAGAGACGGAAGTTTGGGTAAAAGGTCAGCAAAACAAGGCTTTCCAATTGCTCACTACTTACCGCATTTGCTCCTCTTCGGGCAGCCTTGGCCCAAAAAGAAAACAAGGCGACCGGCAAGTTCCCGAAGGTTTTTACTTCATCGACCGGTTCAATCCGCACAGCAACTTTTACCTCTCGCTAGGCATCAATTACCCCAACCAAAGCGACCGGATTTTGGGCAAGAAAGGCTCGCTAGGTGGTGATATTTTTATCCATGGAGATTGCGTAACCATTGGCTGCGTGCCCCTCACCGATCCTATCATAAAAGAACTATACATATTGGCTACGGAAGCGAAAAATGCTGGACATAAAACACAAGTCCATATTTTTCCCTCCAGAGATTTTGATTCTTTGCTCAAAAGAAACTACCCTTCCGAACTGAAAAACTTTTGGAAAAACCTCCAGCCAGGCTTTGAGTACTTTGAGAAAAACTGCCAGCTTTTTCGCTTTTCGGTAGATAGTGAAGGAAAGTATGTTTTAAAGAATTGA
- a CDS encoding PHP domain-containing protein has protein sequence MSNKEIIKLFKLTASLLELHDANPFKVRGYTGFVFNMEKTTLSLYSDDTEKLKEAGVSKGMLVKIEEIRETGSFKELDELLETTPAGVIKMLDIKGIGAKKIKTIWKELGVESLEALIEACKNDQISALKGFGKKTQELIIEQIEFIDSNVGKLLFAKAEPFALELEKYLKEKLPNTPVFISGQLRRAMEIIDKLELLVSTENTDAVWEAMADVPEIVYHEAESSPFTWRGEIEENKLKVEVKVIQPEKAASQLFIDSSDPFHLAFITAEGKSLRSIAIENSFETEEAIYKKAGLGYVQPEMREGDFELDLAKENKLPELLTLEDLKGSLHNHSNYSDGKNTLEEMATYCRDMGYEYLGISDHSKSAFYANGLDESRIIAQHKEIDELNEKLAPFKIFKGIESDILNDGNLDYDNEVLASFDFIVASIHSNLKMDKQKATDRLLKAIANPYTTTLGHPTGRLLLKREGYPIDHKAVIDACAAANVSIEINANPLRLDLDWRWVRYALDQNVMISINPDAHETAGYHDMRYGVLVGRKAGLTKEMTLNAMSAEELEEVFRKKREGK, from the coding sequence TTGAGCAACAAAGAAATCATCAAGCTTTTTAAGCTGACCGCTTCCCTTCTCGAATTGCACGATGCCAACCCTTTCAAAGTGAGGGGCTACACTGGTTTTGTTTTCAATATGGAAAAAACCACGTTGAGCCTCTATTCCGATGACACCGAAAAGCTCAAAGAAGCTGGTGTATCGAAGGGAATGTTGGTAAAAATTGAAGAAATCAGGGAAACGGGAAGTTTTAAGGAACTCGACGAACTGCTGGAAACCACTCCTGCTGGGGTCATAAAAATGCTCGATATTAAGGGAATTGGGGCGAAAAAGATAAAAACGATTTGGAAAGAGCTGGGAGTGGAAAGCTTGGAAGCGCTTATTGAAGCCTGTAAAAATGACCAAATTTCTGCACTGAAAGGTTTTGGAAAAAAAACGCAGGAGTTGATAATCGAACAAATTGAGTTTATAGACAGCAATGTGGGCAAACTGCTCTTTGCCAAAGCAGAGCCTTTTGCACTGGAACTGGAAAAATATTTGAAAGAAAAGTTACCCAACACGCCCGTGTTCATTTCGGGGCAACTCCGTAGGGCGATGGAAATCATAGATAAGCTTGAGCTTTTGGTTTCAACCGAAAATACCGATGCTGTTTGGGAAGCTATGGCGGATGTACCTGAAATAGTTTACCACGAAGCCGAGTCCAGTCCGTTTACTTGGCGGGGGGAAATTGAAGAAAATAAGCTGAAAGTTGAGGTGAAAGTAATCCAACCCGAAAAAGCTGCTAGCCAACTTTTTATCGACTCTTCTGACCCATTCCACTTGGCATTTATCACCGCCGAAGGAAAGTCCTTGCGAAGCATCGCTATCGAAAACAGCTTTGAAACGGAGGAAGCAATTTATAAAAAAGCAGGCTTGGGCTACGTGCAGCCCGAAATGCGAGAAGGAGATTTCGAACTGGACCTTGCCAAGGAAAACAAACTTCCCGAACTGCTCACTTTGGAAGACTTAAAAGGCTCGCTCCACAACCACTCCAACTACAGCGATGGGAAAAATACACTAGAGGAAATGGCAACTTATTGCCGAGACATGGGCTACGAATATTTGGGTATTTCCGACCACTCCAAATCGGCTTTTTATGCCAACGGCTTGGACGAAAGCCGCATCATTGCCCAACACAAGGAAATTGACGAGCTCAATGAAAAACTAGCTCCATTCAAGATTTTTAAGGGAATAGAATCGGATATTTTGAACGATGGCAACCTCGACTACGACAATGAAGTTTTGGCTTCTTTCGATTTCATAGTTGCCTCCATCCATTCTAACCTCAAAATGGACAAGCAAAAAGCGACAGACAGGTTGCTAAAAGCCATTGCAAACCCCTACACCACTACGCTAGGGCATCCCACTGGACGGTTGTTGCTCAAACGAGAAGGTTACCCCATAGACCACAAAGCGGTGATAGATGCCTGCGCTGCGGCAAATGTGAGCATTGAAATAAATGCCAATCCGCTACGCCTCGACCTCGACTGGCGATGGGTACGCTACGCCCTCGACCAAAACGTAATGATAAGCATCAACCCCGATGCCCATGAAACCGCTGGCTACCACGATATGCGCTACGGCGTGCTAGTAGGTAGAAAAGCGGGACTGACCAAGGAAATGACGTTGAATGCAATGAGTGCAGAAGAATTGGAGGAAGTGTTTAGGAAGAAAAGGGAAGGGAAATGA
- the ndhC gene encoding NADH-quinone oxidoreductase subunit A has translation MISDFGYILLFIIGSVAFLCVAYLTSFLVRPDRPNYEKLTTYECGEEPVGNAWARFNIRFYIIALVFVLFDVEIVFLFPWAVVFGNENLIAETNGLWGWFSVAEMLIFIGVLALGLAYVWRKGFLDWVKPEVKPKDIQSKIPASAYDKINKKYAGKKVLLED, from the coding sequence ATGATTTCTGATTTTGGATACATCTTATTGTTTATCATAGGCTCTGTCGCATTTTTGTGTGTAGCCTACCTTACTTCTTTTTTGGTGCGGCCAGACCGGCCAAACTACGAAAAGCTGACGACCTACGAATGTGGGGAAGAACCCGTGGGGAATGCGTGGGCACGATTTAATATCCGTTTTTATATCATCGCGTTGGTTTTTGTATTGTTCGATGTGGAAATAGTGTTTCTTTTCCCTTGGGCGGTGGTGTTTGGCAACGAAAACCTCATAGCCGAAACCAATGGGCTTTGGGGCTGGTTTTCCGTAGCGGAAATGCTGATTTTTATTGGGGTTTTGGCACTTGGGCTAGCATATGTGTGGAGAAAAGGCTTTTTGGATTGGGTGAAACCTGAGGTGAAGCCTAAAGACATTCAGAGTAAAATCCCTGCTTCGGCTTACGATAAAATCAATAAAAAATACGCAGGTAAAAAGGTCCTATTAGAAGATTAA
- a CDS encoding choice-of-anchor Q domain-containing protein: MNKNFRLLPSFFLISLVGVFTAAGIFSSCQPVEEIVTTDPSAKLEFSEDTIFFDTVFTSLGSVTKRLQVLNPSENAVNISSIRLGNTANSAYSLVINGIEMPEVRDMKLLGGDSLLVLVEVEIDPQDEDLPFVVNDSVIFEVNSNVQDVNLVSWGQDAVFFRGGLQAVECDAIWTSNRPYVIYDSLVILEDCELTMEPGTKVYLADNASLFVGGTINILGSAEEPVQIQSVRLDGEYATQYGQWNGIYFLRNSRDNFIDWAEIRNGTIGLYLGTPDADDTPDLVLQNTKIENMALHGIQCITSDLLMTNSLINNCVVNTLRCTAGGNYSLFHNTFASVSTNFFRDEPSFAMATFQDLGNGTVLSEDLQLTMANNIVWGRLEEELILASDEQSSLVVGASQNIFKTIIEDLENGNILNEDPIFNNPFEQDFSLDTIGESPAIDVGLELGVETDLAGNQRDSLPDIGAYEFVKEE; encoded by the coding sequence ATGAATAAAAATTTTCGCCTATTACCTTCCTTTTTTCTCATAAGCTTAGTTGGCGTGTTCACTGCGGCGGGAATTTTTTCCTCTTGTCAGCCTGTGGAGGAAATTGTCACAACCGACCCTTCTGCCAAGCTCGAATTTTCCGAGGATACCATTTTTTTCGATACGGTTTTTACTTCCCTTGGCAGCGTAACGAAGCGTTTGCAAGTTCTCAATCCTTCTGAAAATGCGGTGAATATTTCCTCCATTCGTTTGGGGAATACGGCCAATTCTGCCTATTCATTGGTGATCAATGGCATAGAAATGCCAGAGGTGAGGGATATGAAGTTGCTGGGAGGAGATAGCTTGTTAGTGCTGGTAGAAGTAGAAATAGATCCGCAAGACGAGGACTTGCCTTTTGTGGTGAACGATTCGGTTATTTTTGAGGTGAATAGCAATGTCCAAGATGTGAATTTGGTGTCGTGGGGGCAAGATGCTGTTTTTTTTAGGGGAGGATTGCAGGCGGTAGAATGTGATGCGATCTGGACAAGTAACCGCCCTTATGTAATTTATGATTCCCTAGTGATTTTGGAAGATTGCGAGCTAACAATGGAGCCCGGTACAAAGGTCTATTTAGCAGATAATGCATCACTTTTTGTGGGAGGAACAATCAATATTCTTGGTAGTGCGGAAGAGCCCGTACAGATTCAGAGCGTAAGGCTAGACGGGGAATATGCCACGCAATATGGGCAATGGAACGGGATTTACTTTTTGCGAAACAGCAGAGATAATTTTATAGATTGGGCAGAAATAAGAAATGGGACGATTGGGCTGTATTTGGGTACGCCAGATGCTGACGATACGCCTGATTTGGTGCTTCAAAACACAAAGATTGAGAACATGGCACTCCACGGTATCCAATGTATTACTTCAGATTTGTTGATGACTAACTCACTTATCAACAATTGTGTGGTGAATACGCTGCGCTGCACTGCTGGGGGGAATTATAGCCTTTTCCACAACACATTTGCCAGTGTGAGCACCAACTTTTTTAGGGACGAACCTTCGTTTGCAATGGCTACGTTCCAAGACCTCGGCAACGGTACGGTACTTTCGGAGGACTTGCAGTTGACAATGGCAAATAATATAGTGTGGGGAAGGTTGGAGGAAGAGTTGATTTTGGCTTCCGACGAACAGTCGAGCTTGGTAGTGGGTGCTTCTCAAAATATTTTCAAGACTATAATCGAGGACTTGGAGAATGGGAATATTCTCAATGAAGACCCTATATTCAATAACCCCTTTGAACAAGATTTTTCTTTAGATACGATTGGGGAAAGCCCTGCAATAGATGTTGGATTGGAACTAGGAGTGGAAACCGATTTGGCGGGTAATCAGAGAGATAGCTTGCCCGACATTGGGGCATATGAGTTTGTAAAGGAAGAGTAA
- a CDS encoding ATP-binding protein: MVYTTKISCDKSNLKNVRDFVSGVLDNYRIPDVDINLVVVAIDEVCSNLMIHSHSCNNDESIEVRVLNNGDSFVFEIIDTDEIFDIPNYDAPTLDKIIKDKRSGGIGLILVKKIMDEIQIEKNGSANVCRLFKTLGKAV, encoded by the coding sequence ATGGTTTACACAACAAAAATTAGTTGCGATAAATCCAATCTAAAAAATGTAAGGGATTTTGTATCAGGCGTATTGGATAATTACCGCATCCCAGATGTGGATATCAACTTGGTGGTAGTAGCCATCGACGAGGTATGCTCCAACCTAATGATACATTCGCACAGCTGCAACAACGACGAATCCATAGAAGTAAGAGTCCTCAACAATGGGGATTCTTTCGTGTTTGAAATAATTGATACAGACGAAATTTTTGATATTCCAAACTACGACGCCCCCACACTCGATAAAATCATAAAAGATAAACGCTCTGGGGGAATAGGCTTGATTCTCGTAAAAAAAATAATGGATGAAATTCAAATTGAAAAAAATGGTAGTGCCAATGTTTGCCGGCTTTTTAAAACACTTGGGAAAGCCGTTTGA
- a CDS encoding STAS domain-containing protein, whose amino-acid sequence MELEITDEGHFHIISIHGDLDATSSIQLDDAIETAMEEGKSLFLFDCKNLNYISSPGIGVFTSRIDDYDSGKLKMVLFGMSEKVYNVFKLLGLHKLLPITNTKEEAKTTINGLHNKN is encoded by the coding sequence ATGGAACTTGAAATAACAGACGAAGGTCATTTTCATATCATCAGCATTCATGGTGATCTGGATGCCACATCATCAATTCAGCTAGATGATGCTATTGAAACAGCAATGGAGGAGGGTAAATCCTTGTTCTTATTTGATTGTAAAAACCTCAATTATATTTCCTCTCCGGGAATAGGCGTTTTTACCTCAAGAATTGACGATTATGACAGCGGAAAGCTAAAGATGGTTCTATTTGGCATGAGCGAAAAAGTATATAATGTGTTCAAGCTTTTGGGCTTACACAAGCTTCTGCCAATAACTAATACTAAAGAAGAAGCAAAAACAACTATTAATGGTTTACACAACAAAAATTAG
- a CDS encoding GAF domain-containing SpoIIE family protein phosphatase produces the protein MLNNQNIKKLALIFSFASWFLLLVTGLVEHYQKAQEVAPDVPVPFFLKGLLLNCFILSLYLYNWVRTKEQETSDLHDLIWKIFLTALVCTLISGVLSIMSIVLETDSYLYNSLISAFFYYVDIGLIFLLLMSTLAKWKRMVLYERNRFAHLSWYGFEYALFATTAVHFFALAPFSVHFNIVIAFFVLWSLVLSVNLKWIPQLLFNQKLLSIFQLIIILFCLSYFFASISAYHNNNILLIDDISKNIFLSALFIFVSFYTLAALLVIIFNLPTSSVFERKTKELSVFQKLSDSIIEGENEDQIYKLLLESAMSSTNADAGWLEIHNTSNLWAVGIDKKMARSSKRYIFQVGYDGQHSKKISKPGAFTVNEDTVYSSILAIPIISGKENLGDLVLLKKLRNSFDNTMIKMVNTFVAQASVALHNFKLVSQAVENERYKGELEIAKNVQSRLLPVKLEANGTFELFARSEAATEVGGDYYDVYKVSETEHVVIIADVAGKGISAAFNMAQMKGIFQSLVRLNLSPKDFLIKANSALSACLERSAFITASYYLINTEKQIVTFARAGHCPTLVYRKDTDKVDFLESDGLGLGIVRNDTYSNFVKTSHFDYKKDDIMLLYTDGVTEAHSEQNRELYGFDRLKEHLKQHHDQALNEIYDTLVSDIFTFAKTTFIDDDFTVLIIKF, from the coding sequence ATGCTCAATAACCAAAATATTAAGAAGCTCGCACTTATATTTTCCTTTGCCAGTTGGTTCCTCTTACTGGTAACAGGCTTGGTTGAGCATTACCAAAAAGCACAAGAAGTTGCCCCCGATGTACCTGTTCCTTTTTTCCTCAAAGGACTGCTACTCAACTGTTTTATCTTAAGTCTTTATCTCTACAATTGGGTTCGTACCAAGGAACAAGAAACTTCTGACCTGCATGATCTTATTTGGAAAATATTTTTGACAGCCTTGGTCTGCACCCTTATTTCTGGAGTGCTTTCCATCATGTCAATTGTTCTGGAAACCGATTCCTACCTTTATAATTCCCTCATTTCTGCTTTTTTCTACTATGTAGATATCGGTTTGATTTTCTTACTGCTCATGTCCACCCTTGCTAAGTGGAAAAGAATGGTACTTTATGAGAGAAACCGGTTTGCACACCTGAGTTGGTATGGATTTGAATATGCTCTTTTTGCAACTACGGCAGTACACTTCTTTGCTTTAGCACCTTTCAGTGTGCATTTCAATATTGTCATAGCATTTTTTGTGCTTTGGTCCCTCGTCCTAAGCGTGAACTTAAAATGGATTCCTCAGTTACTGTTTAACCAAAAGCTATTGAGTATTTTCCAGTTAATCATTATTTTATTTTGCCTTTCTTATTTCTTCGCAAGTATTTCGGCGTACCACAATAATAATATTTTATTAATAGACGATATCTCAAAAAATATTTTCCTTTCTGCCTTGTTCATTTTTGTATCGTTCTACACCTTGGCAGCATTACTGGTTATCATTTTCAACCTGCCCACTTCTTCTGTTTTTGAAAGAAAAACAAAGGAGTTATCCGTTTTTCAAAAACTCAGCGATTCGATAATTGAGGGAGAAAATGAGGACCAGATCTACAAATTATTGTTGGAAAGTGCCATGAGCTCTACCAATGCTGATGCTGGCTGGCTCGAAATCCACAATACCTCCAACTTATGGGCTGTTGGGATCGATAAAAAAATGGCAAGGTCATCCAAACGCTATATTTTCCAAGTGGGGTACGATGGGCAACACTCAAAAAAAATAAGCAAACCTGGAGCTTTTACAGTAAATGAAGATACGGTCTATAGCTCAATTTTGGCCATCCCCATCATTTCTGGAAAGGAAAATCTTGGGGATTTAGTACTCCTCAAAAAGCTGAGGAATTCTTTTGACAACACCATGATCAAAATGGTGAATACCTTCGTAGCTCAGGCAAGTGTAGCCCTCCACAATTTCAAGTTAGTATCGCAAGCCGTTGAAAATGAACGCTATAAAGGCGAATTGGAAATCGCTAAAAATGTGCAGTCTAGGTTACTTCCTGTAAAACTAGAGGCAAATGGTACGTTCGAGCTTTTTGCCAGGTCAGAGGCAGCCACGGAAGTTGGTGGAGATTATTACGATGTGTATAAAGTCTCTGAAACCGAGCATGTGGTGATTATAGCCGATGTGGCAGGAAAAGGCATTTCCGCAGCCTTTAATATGGCTCAGATGAAGGGGATTTTCCAATCGTTGGTAAGGCTCAACCTAAGCCCCAAGGATTTCTTGATAAAGGCAAATTCGGCTCTTTCAGCTTGCTTGGAACGCTCCGCATTCATTACGGCAAGTTATTACCTCATCAACACTGAAAAACAGATCGTTACTTTTGCCCGAGCTGGGCACTGCCCAACTTTGGTATATAGAAAAGATACCGACAAAGTTGATTTCTTAGAATCAGATGGGCTTGGGCTAGGCATCGTCCGAAACGACACCTATTCGAACTTTGTAAAAACGAGCCATTTTGACTACAAAAAGGACGACATCATGTTGCTTTATACCGATGGTGTGACTGAGGCGCACAGTGAACAAAACAGGGAGTTATATGGTTTTGATAGACTCAAGGAGCATTTAAAACAGCATCATGACCAAGCACTCAACGAGATTTATGATACACTTGTAAGCGATATTTTTACGTTTGCAAAAACCACATTTATCGACGATGATTTTACTGTATTGATCATAAAATTTTAG
- the nadD gene encoding nicotinate (nicotinamide) nucleotide adenylyltransferase — protein sequence MDIGLFFGSFNPIHIGHLIIANTMAEYADLDQVWFVVSPQNPHKKSNSLLHEFDRMQMVRLAISDNAKFHATDIEFRMPRPSYTVDTLTYLSEKYPKHKFNLILGEDNLKNFPKWKNHQVILDNYGLLVYPRPGSEKTEVSSLPQVKMIDAPKVDISATFIRNAIKQNKSIRYLVHEEAIDYINSKNLYH from the coding sequence ATGGACATAGGTCTATTTTTTGGTTCGTTCAACCCCATACATATTGGACATCTGATCATTGCCAACACTATGGCAGAATACGCCGATCTCGACCAAGTCTGGTTTGTGGTCTCTCCTCAAAACCCTCACAAAAAAAGCAATAGCCTACTACACGAGTTTGACAGGATGCAAATGGTACGGCTGGCTATAAGCGATAATGCCAAGTTCCACGCTACGGATATCGAGTTCAGAATGCCTCGCCCAAGCTATACAGTCGATACGCTCACTTATCTTTCGGAAAAATACCCTAAACATAAGTTCAATTTGATTTTGGGAGAAGATAACCTGAAGAATTTCCCCAAATGGAAAAATCATCAGGTCATCCTAGACAATTACGGTTTACTGGTATATCCCAGACCTGGATCGGAAAAGACAGAAGTGTCTTCACTCCCTCAAGTGAAAATGATTGATGCACCTAAGGTAGACATCTCAGCCACTTTCATCAGAAATGCCATCAAGCAAAATAAATCTATTCGCTACCTTGTCCATGAGGAGGCAATCGACTACATCAACAGCAAAAACCTATATCATTAA
- the gmk gene encoding guanylate kinase, producing the protein MSEGKIIIFSAPSGAGKTTIVSHLVRVNPHLQFSISATTRKPRPNEANGIHYHFLSLEDFNTKIKAGEFVEYEQVYEGLMYGTLKSEIERIWDSGNHVIVDVDVVGALNLKKYFGDKALAIFIKPPNVDVLIERLTNRKTETPKALEKRIKKAKHELSFEQKFDLSILNDKLDQAIIEAQNHIDTFLK; encoded by the coding sequence ATGTCAGAGGGTAAAATCATTATTTTTTCCGCGCCGTCTGGCGCAGGCAAAACAACTATCGTTAGCCATTTAGTAAGAGTAAATCCCCACCTCCAATTTTCCATCTCCGCCACTACTCGGAAACCTCGTCCAAACGAGGCAAATGGAATACACTATCATTTCCTTTCACTCGAAGATTTTAATACCAAAATAAAAGCGGGTGAGTTTGTGGAATACGAGCAAGTGTATGAAGGACTAATGTATGGTACGCTCAAATCTGAAATAGAGAGGATCTGGGACTCGGGAAATCACGTAATAGTAGATGTGGATGTAGTAGGTGCGCTGAACCTCAAAAAATATTTTGGAGACAAGGCTCTCGCTATTTTCATAAAACCTCCCAACGTGGATGTGTTGATAGAACGCTTAACCAACCGCAAAACAGAAACTCCCAAAGCATTGGAAAAAAGGATAAAAAAAGCAAAACACGAGCTTTCTTTTGAGCAAAAATTCGATCTATCGATATTGAATGACAAACTCGACCAAGCAATAATAGAAGCTCAAAACCATATTGATACTTTTTTAAAATAG
- a CDS encoding sigma-70 family RNA polymerase sigma factor, translated as MAEQSKKDYSEKEKTKIFDEEFMPHIDSMYNFAYKLTLDEEEAKDLVQDTYLKAFRFITSFEKGTNAKAWLFRILKNSFINDYRKKSKQPSKVDYQEVETYYNSENADHDITIDLRSETMQNRIGDEVTNALNSLAVDFRIVIILCDLEGFTYEEMAKILDIPIGTVRSRLHRARNLLKEKLKKYAQSMGYK; from the coding sequence ATGGCAGAGCAATCCAAGAAAGATTATTCTGAAAAAGAAAAGACTAAAATCTTTGACGAAGAGTTTATGCCTCACATCGACTCCATGTACAACTTTGCATATAAGTTGACATTGGATGAAGAAGAGGCAAAGGACTTGGTGCAAGATACCTACCTTAAGGCATTTAGATTCATAACTTCTTTCGAAAAAGGAACGAATGCGAAGGCTTGGCTGTTTAGGATTTTAAAAAACAGCTTCATCAATGATTATCGGAAGAAGAGCAAACAACCTTCTAAAGTAGATTATCAAGAAGTTGAAACCTATTACAATTCGGAAAATGCAGATCATGATATAACTATAGATTTGCGCTCTGAGACCATGCAAAACCGTATTGGTGACGAAGTGACCAATGCGCTTAACTCTCTAGCTGTGGACTTCAGAATAGTCATAATATTATGTGACCTTGAAGGTTTTACTTACGAGGAAATGGCGAAAATACTCGATATACCTATAGGAACGGTGCGTTCGAGGTTACACAGAGCCAGAAACTTATTGAAAGAAAAATTAAAAAAATATGCCCAATCGATGGGCTATAAATAA
- a CDS encoding glycosyltransferase family 9 protein, with the protein MLKKVIISRTDSLGDVILTLPLTGYLKKVFPDISISFVGQAYSQSVINSCQYVDTFYDKKKLLNGEQKLEGDVIIFAFPDKELCKLAKKSKIPVRVGTSHRIFHWGTCNKLVNFSRKKSELHESQLNFKLLKPLGVEEAPSLSEMPELVGMRAMAELPEVQKERLDTGKFNLILHPKSKGSAREWPLSHYEKLVEILPSEKFHFFVSGTQAEGDLIKNEGTSLFDFPNVTDVSGQFSLEEFISFIAQADGLVACSTGPLHIAAMLGKNALGFYPSMRPMHPGRWKALGAKVGIMEVDDVLGKGSGSEAVEEISPQMAADYILSHFS; encoded by the coding sequence ATGTTAAAAAAAGTTATAATAAGCAGGACGGATAGTTTGGGAGATGTCATTCTTACCCTACCGCTAACAGGTTATCTCAAAAAAGTTTTTCCTGATATAAGTATTTCATTTGTTGGACAAGCTTATTCTCAGTCAGTTATAAATTCTTGCCAGTATGTAGATACCTTTTACGACAAGAAAAAGCTGCTGAACGGGGAGCAAAAACTAGAAGGTGATGTAATAATTTTTGCTTTCCCAGATAAAGAGCTTTGTAAGCTTGCCAAAAAAAGCAAAATTCCGGTTAGGGTAGGAACTAGCCACCGTATATTCCACTGGGGCACTTGCAACAAATTGGTGAACTTTAGTAGAAAGAAATCGGAGTTGCACGAATCTCAACTCAATTTTAAGCTTTTGAAGCCTTTGGGGGTAGAAGAAGCTCCTAGCCTCAGCGAAATGCCCGAGTTGGTAGGAATGCGGGCTATGGCCGAACTTCCTGAGGTGCAAAAGGAAAGGTTGGATACGGGGAAGTTTAATCTGATCCTCCACCCAAAATCGAAAGGAAGTGCAAGAGAATGGCCATTGAGCCATTATGAAAAATTGGTTGAGATCCTGCCGTCAGAGAAGTTTCATTTTTTTGTGTCGGGCACACAAGCCGAAGGCGATTTGATAAAAAATGAAGGTACATCCCTGTTTGATTTTCCGAATGTGACCGATGTAAGTGGGCAGTTTTCCCTCGAAGAATTTATTTCCTTTATAGCCCAAGCGGATGGGTTGGTGGCTTGCAGCACAGGGCCTTTGCACATAGCTGCCATGCTAGGTAAAAATGCACTCGGGTTTTACCCCTCTATGCGGCCTATGCACCCCGGCAGGTGGAAAGCTTTGGGAGCGAAGGTCGGTATTATGGAAGTTGACGATGTGTTGGGCAAAGGCTCAGGCTCCGAAGCTGTGGAAGAGATTAGTCCCCAGATGGCTGCGGACTATATTCTTTCACATTTTAGCTAA